CACCGGGTCGGGCAGCTCCTGGAGCCACGCGTTGCCCGCGAAGCGGCCGTCATACAGCCGTGAGTCCAGCACCAGGGACAGCTCCAGGCCCTCGGGTGCTTCCCGCAGGTGGCTCGCGCGGGCATCCGCGCGGAGGTCCGGCGCATCGCCGATGGCCCGGGGAGGCCCCAACCTCGCGACCTCCCGCGCGTCGCGCATCACCTCGGCTTCATTCAGCACGACTCGCGCGGGTGAGGCCTGGGTGCCGGAGATGACGCCGTCCGCGAGCCACGTCTCCCAGCGCGCCTCGAAGTCTGGCGGTGAGCCCGTGCGTTCCCGCCACAGGGACTTGAGCAGGTCGTAAGGGCTCCGCGACTCCACGCCCGCGAAGACAGACAGGAGCTCCACCTCGGAGACCGCTCCAGGGAACAGGGGCGCGATGAGGGGTTGCAGCACGGACGCGGTGCCGTCGGGTGCGCGGCCGTCGCGCCAGGACTCGAAGGGGTGCGTCGCGGGGACGAAGGTGGGGCAGAGCGCCGCCGTCTCGTCCTCGTGGAGGCCGTGGTACAGGCGGAAGGGGACACGTTCCAGATGGCGCGCGAAGTCCGGTTCCACCATCGCGGTCCAGGCCGGGTTCCACGCAGTGATGATCAGCGTGTCCACCCGCCCATTGAACATCTCCCCCATGAGCGAGCTCAGCGCTTCCGGATCCCCATCCGGGAGCGCCACGGGCTCGATCAGCCGGGGCGTGTTGCCCAGCGCCTCGTCCATCGCGAACGCCAGCTCATGCACCAGCGGCGGCTGGCGCGGGCCCACCGTCACCCGGCCCTGCCCCCGATGCGCGACCAGGTCCCGCGCCGCGCCACGCACCCAGGCGCGTTGTGCATCCGTGAGCGCGGTCGGTGGTACGCGCAGGCTCGCGAGCCCCGAGGCCAACGCGCTCCCGCCCAATCCCGTCCCCACCGCCTCCGCCAGCGCGAGCATCAACGCGACCCCCTGCGACGGCCGCATGCGCAGCCGCTCGTCGGCGAAGCCGCCCGTGACGGTCAGCGTGCTCTCCGCGACCCACAGCCGGTTCATCGCCTCCGGCTTGCGTGCGTTCACGAAGTCCCGCGCCGCGCGCAGGTGCCCGGGTTGCGTGGTCGCGAGGAAGTCGTCGTCCACAGCGACCACCACCGCGCGCCCCACGTCGTGCACCACGTCCAGCACCCTGCCGTACGCCAACCGCGTGCCTTCGCGGCGTCCGTCCTCCAGGGCCGCGCCACAGGGGATGATCCGCGCGGACGGGAAGCGCTGCTGGATGCGCGCGTACAGCGCCTGCACCAGCGGACTGCTCGTGGGCTCCACCAGGAAGCGCAGCCCCGCGCCCTGGTCGTCGCGCTCGGCCTGCTTCCGCAGCGCGTCCCTCACGGTGCTCCACGCGGCCTCCACGCCTTGCAGCCGCGCGGTCTTCGCTCTCGCGGGGTCATAGAGCCCCAGCAGCGCCGCCTGTTCGAAGACGCCCGCCGCGCCCAGACTCGCCGGATGCAGCGGGTTGCCCTCCACCTTCGTGGGCCGCCCCTCGTGGCTCTCCACCACCAGCCCCACCGTGCGCCCGTTCCACTCCAGCCCCGTGGCGAAGTGCAGAGGCACCCCGGGCGTCAGTCCCTCCGGCGGCGTCGAGTACGGGAGGATCTTCTCCGGCGGCTGACGGAAGCACCCGCTGAAGCCCGCGGCCGCCAGTGACGCCGTCGCGAGTTGGAGGAAGGTGCGCCGCGCCACGCCCTCGGGCGGCAGCATCGCGCCGGGGGGATGCTCGCGAGACAGGGCTTCGCGTCCGGGCCCTCCCGCGTGCCACTCCTCCAGGCTCCGCCACGCGCGCACCGGCTCCGTCCCGTCAGCGCCGGGCGCGTCGCGGTCATCCGTCCGTGCGGGGTCGGTCAGAAGTGGCATGTGTTGCAATCCGTGCGAGGGGACACACCGAGCGCGGCCTGCACCGCGCGGCCCGTCTCCCTCGGGTCTCCGGGTGGATGCCACGTGAGGTTCGCGACCTCGGACACGGGGCGCAGCCATGGCGTCGGGTCGCGGTGACAGTCGAGGCACCAGCCCATGGTGAGCGGCGCCACCTGCTGCACCGCTGGCATGGTGTCCACGCGTCCGTGGCAGGTGACGCAGCCCACGCCCTTGTTCACGTGGATCTGATGGCTGAACCAGACGTAGTCCGGCAGCGCGTGCACCCGGTTCCACGGAAGCGCCGTGCCGTCGAAGCCGCTGGCGCGCACCGGCTCCAGCCGGGCACTCCCGTTCCACACCTGCGCATGGCACCCCAGGCAGCGCTGCGTGGGCGGCACTCCCGCCACCGGCGAGCGCCACGCGCCCTCATGGCAGTAGCCGCACGGGATGCCCTCGTCGCCCACGTGGTGGCGGTGGTCGAACGGGAGCGGCTGCTCGCGAGGCGTGAACGAGCCCCGACCCAGCGGGTTGCGCGCGAGGAGCAGCAGGCCCGCCAGAGCCACCGCGGGCACACCCAGGGCCAGGGCGATGACCGCCCGCAGCACCGAGTCGGTCCCCGGGCGGAACAGCGGAGCCATGGCCTTCCCCCCAGCGTGAAGCCTCCGCGGGCCTGATCGCCAGAGGCGGACGCGACTGTGGGCGTGGCCTTACGGCGACCACCAGCCTCCGGTTCACGTCCCGTCGCGTTTCACACGGCCAGGACGCACGACGTCCGCCAGCCCACAGGGATGTCGCCCACCCGTGCAGTCCGTGAACGCGCGATGCACGACGTCAGCACGCGCTGGCATCCACGACGGAGCCACGCGCGCGCGGCACAATCACCCGCGCGCCCCTTCGCTCAGCGCCTTGTCGCGAAGCCCGGGGCCCCGCGCATCAGGACGGCAGCGTGCGCCCGCGCATGGACACGGAGGCCGTCATCACCGACGCCGCGCCCACGTACACGTCCACCGGCGACAGCGGCCCCGAGCCCGGCAGCGCCGCCAGCTCGCGCACCACCGACTCCGGCCCGTTGCCCTCCACGCCGCGCCCCATGCAGTCGCGCAGCGCCGCCTGGAGCCCCGCGGCGGTGTCCGCCCCGCGCGCCTCCAGCAGCATCCCGCGCAGCACGTCCCGCAGCGCGGGCGACACTCCCCCCAGCGCCGCGTCCACCCCGGCCGCGTCCTCCGGAACCACCGTGTTCCCGGAGACCAGCTCCAACAACACCCGCCCCAGCGCGCGCAGGTCCTCCCGCGCCTCCACCGGCGAGTCCACCGCGTCCTCGCACACGGGCAGCTCCACCACGTCCGGCCGCGACGGCGACGTGAACCGGCGCAGCAGCGGACGCGCGGGCCTGAGCCCGAAGTCCGTCAGCGTCACCTCGCCCCGAGGCCCCACGCGGATGCGGTGCGCATGCACGTCTCCGTGCACCACGCGCGCGTCATGCGCGGCCTGCAGCGCTCCCGCCACCTCCGCGCCCACGTGACACACGAACGCTTCCGACGGCCGCCCGCACCGCCCCAGCACCCGCCTGCGCGCCGTGGCCAGCGAACAGCCCGGGACGTAGTCCGACACCACCGTCAGCGTGTCGCGCACGTCCACCTGGAAGCCGTGGAGCCTCGCGATGCCCGGATGCCTCAGCGGCACCGCCCGCGTCAGCGCCTCCTCCAGCGGGCGCCGCGTCTCCGGCGCCAGGCCCGACGCCAGGAGGAACGTCTTCACCACCAGCGGGCGCGCGTCCGCCGCGTCCTGCTCCAGCGGCCACACCAGGGACACCCACTCGCCCAACGGGCCTCTCCCCAGCGGATGCAGGGGGGCGAACGCGGGCAGCCGGGATGCGAACGGAAGCACGGACATGGCACCCTCCAACCCAACACATCCAACCCGTGACGTCAATGCACGGGTTCCTACGTCACGGGTCCTGCCTTCCCCGACACCCGGGCACGAAGCCCAGGGTGCCGGGGAAGGCCCGAGGCTAGAAGTAGCCGCCGACCGTGGTGGTGATGCCCAGCGTCACGTCGTTGCCGGCGAAGTAGCCCTGCTCCGAGCCCAGGCTGCCCACGTCCTGGCTGATGACCGCGCGCACCTGCGGACCCGCGCCGATGAAGAAGTGCGGCGTGAGGTGGAACAGCACGGGGGCGTTGAAATCCAGGACGAAGTTCACGTCGCTGGCGCCCGGCACGTGGGCGAACTGCACGCCGAAGCCCGCCTTGGGCCACAGCGACACGCGCTCGCCCAGCGGCAGGTGGTAGCCCACGCGGCCCAGCACGCCCAGGCCCACGACGGTGCTGTCACCGAAGCCGAAGGCCACCAGCGCGGACGCGCCCACCGACAGGTTCTGCTGGAGGAAGTAGTCCGCGGACGGCTCCAGGCGGATCAGGAACACTTCCGAGGCGGTGTTGTAGCCCAGGAAGCCGTTGAGGTCCTGGCTGATGACCATCTGGCCTGCCTGGCCGAACGACGACGACCGGCCCGGGTCCGCGTTCAGGTCCGGCTGCTCCGCCGCCACCGCCTGCGCCGACACCGCGAGGCCCGCCACCAGCGCCAGGCCCGTCCAATTGTTGCTTCCACGCATCGATGTTTCTCCCCTCGTTGGCGCCCGGCCGACCCTACCCGGAGCGCTTGCGGGGCCCCTTCTAGCCAAAGAGCGCCGTAACGCGAGGATGTTTTCCGACCCACCCAACACTTCGTTGACACCCCACCATCAGCGCCGCGAACGGAAAAATCCTGATCGCGGCCTCCTCGGCGCCGGTGTCGTCGGGTGGCGCCGTCGCTTCAGCGCGCCGCGCGCAGCAGGCCGCGCGCGCCCAGCACCGCGCCGCCCACCACACCGCCCGTGAGCGCGGCCAGTCCCAGCGTCGCGGTGAAGCGCTTCCACGCGGGCGTCGGCGGCACGCTGCCCCGGGGGCCCACGCCTTCCTCCACGGGGATGAAGAGGTTGCCCTCGGGCCTGTCCAGCGGCATGTCCGTCGTCTGCATCTGGACGCCGAAGCGGGAGAGCACCGCCTTGCCCACGGACGGCGCCAGGCCGTTGAGCCACAGCATCAGCCGCCCCTGGAGGAACGCCGGCACCGACGTGCGGCCCGGCCGCTTCGCCAGCCGCACCACCGCGCGGGCCACCAGGTCCACGTCGTACGTGGGCGGCACCGGCACGGGCCTCCACCCCAGCATCGTGGGCGCGTGGTCGAACATGGGCGTGGACACGGACGGCACCATCACGTTGGACACGTGGATGCCCGTGCCGGCCAGCTCCAGCTCCAGGGACTGCGCCCACCCCAGCGTCGCGTGCTTCGCGGAGGCGTACGCGGACAACAGCGGCGCGGACCCCGCGGCCAGCATGGACTGCACGTTGAGCAGGTGGCCATGGCCCTGCCTGCGGAAGTGCGGCAGCACCGCGCGCGCGAAGCGGAAGTAGCCGAAGCACGCCACGTCGAACACGCGCGTGATGTGCTCCCAGGGCAGCTGGTCGAAGTAGCCGTAGGACTGCACCGCCGCCGCGTTCACCAGGAGGTCCACGCGGCCGTAGTGCGCCACGCACTCGCGCACCACGCGCTCCACGTCCTCGGCCACCGTGACGTCGCCGTCACTCACCAGGCACTCGCCGCCGCGCTGGAGCACCTCCACTCGCAGCCGCTCCAGGGCCGCCTGGCGCCGAGCGGTGACACACAGCCGCACGCCGGCCTCCGCCAGCCGCAGCGCGGACTGCCAGCCCACGCCGCTCGACGCGCCCGTGACGATGGCCACCTGTCCCCTCAAGTCCTCGTGACGCGCCATGCGCTTTCGCCCCTCCTCGCCCTGAGGTGGGCCTTCCGCCCGGGCTTCGCACGAGGCAAGCCCCCGGAATCCTGCGTACGGCGCCCGCTCGCCTGTCCGTCGCCCAGGCGGGAGGGCAGGCCGGAGAGCAGGCGGCGCGCGCCTTACGACCAGCTGACGTCGTAGATGGCGTCCACCAGCGACTGGGCCTGCCCGCGCACCTGCACGTCCTGCACGCCCGCCACTTCCAGCGCGGACTGGATGATGCCCTCGTTGTAGGGCACCGGCATCAGCGAGCGCTTCATGATGACCCGGCCCGCCTTGGGGCCCAGCCACTCCACGGAGCGCTCGCCGAAGTTCAGCGCCGTGCGGTAGCCGGAGTGCATCAGCTCCAGGAGCCGCCTCGGGTCGCCCCCCGTCTGCTGCACGAAGTCGCGCGCGAACATGGAGTTGAGGAAGTCCACCATCGCCTGCGTGCCAATCTGCCGCTGCGCCGCCGCATGGCCGCCGACGAGCGGCGAGAGCTGCTCCGCCGCCACATAGGACAGCCGCAGGAAGCGCGGGAACGGATAGGTCTGCATGG
This DNA window, taken from Corallococcus coralloides DSM 2259, encodes the following:
- a CDS encoding TAT-variant-translocated molybdopterin oxidoreductase, whose translation is MPLLTDPARTDDRDAPGADGTEPVRAWRSLEEWHAGGPGREALSREHPPGAMLPPEGVARRTFLQLATASLAAAGFSGCFRQPPEKILPYSTPPEGLTPGVPLHFATGLEWNGRTVGLVVESHEGRPTKVEGNPLHPASLGAAGVFEQAALLGLYDPARAKTARLQGVEAAWSTVRDALRKQAERDDQGAGLRFLVEPTSSPLVQALYARIQQRFPSARIIPCGAALEDGRREGTRLAYGRVLDVVHDVGRAVVVAVDDDFLATTQPGHLRAARDFVNARKPEAMNRLWVAESTLTVTGGFADERLRMRPSQGVALMLALAEAVGTGLGGSALASGLASLRVPPTALTDAQRAWVRGAARDLVAHRGQGRVTVGPRQPPLVHELAFAMDEALGNTPRLIEPVALPDGDPEALSSLMGEMFNGRVDTLIITAWNPAWTAMVEPDFARHLERVPFRLYHGLHEDETAALCPTFVPATHPFESWRDGRAPDGTASVLQPLIAPLFPGAVSEVELLSVFAGVESRSPYDLLKSLWRERTGSPPDFEARWETWLADGVISGTQASPARVVLNEAEVMRDAREVARLGPPRAIGDAPDLRADARASHLREAPEGLELSLVLDSRLYDGRFAGNAWLQELPDPVTKLTWDNAALLSPATARALSLEKGDVARIELLGRAVEVPVLVLPGQPDDTVTLALGHGRERVGPVGQGVGVNANALRLQDWPWGGTTVSITRTGRHHALALTQEHWSMEGRQLALQLPQASFRAKPQALHSLQEDGERLYPPNALLKSNRHQWAMAIDLHRCTGCSACMVACQAENNVPVVGREGVLKSREMHWLRIDRYFLGDPDDPGFITQPVACVHCEAAPCEYVCPVNATVHSDEGLNQMVYNRCIGTRYCSNNCPYKVRRFNYLEYQQREPLTRLRQNPDVTVRSRGVMEKCTYCVQRIERARTVARSAHRDVREGEVRTACQQACPTEAITFGDLRVPESEVRRKHEDPRHYKLLNTLGTRPRTVHLVRLKNPAPKGGA
- a CDS encoding cytochrome c3 family protein; this translates as MAPLFRPGTDSVLRAVIALALGVPAVALAGLLLLARNPLGRGSFTPREQPLPFDHRHHVGDEGIPCGYCHEGAWRSPVAGVPPTQRCLGCHAQVWNGSARLEPVRASGFDGTALPWNRVHALPDYVWFSHQIHVNKGVGCVTCHGRVDTMPAVQQVAPLTMGWCLDCHRDPTPWLRPVSEVANLTWHPPGDPRETGRAVQAALGVSPRTDCNTCHF
- a CDS encoding protein kinase — translated: MSVLPFASRLPAFAPLHPLGRGPLGEWVSLVWPLEQDAADARPLVVKTFLLASGLAPETRRPLEEALTRAVPLRHPGIARLHGFQVDVRDTLTVVSDYVPGCSLATARRRVLGRCGRPSEAFVCHVGAEVAGALQAAHDARVVHGDVHAHRIRVGPRGEVTLTDFGLRPARPLLRRFTSPSRPDVVELPVCEDAVDSPVEAREDLRALGRVLLELVSGNTVVPEDAAGVDAALGGVSPALRDVLRGMLLEARGADTAAGLQAALRDCMGRGVEGNGPESVVRELAALPGSGPLSPVDVYVGAASVMTASVSMRGRTLPS
- a CDS encoding SDR family NAD(P)-dependent oxidoreductase — translated: MARHEDLRGQVAIVTGASSGVGWQSALRLAEAGVRLCVTARRQAALERLRVEVLQRGGECLVSDGDVTVAEDVERVVRECVAHYGRVDLLVNAAAVQSYGYFDQLPWEHITRVFDVACFGYFRFARAVLPHFRRQGHGHLLNVQSMLAAGSAPLLSAYASAKHATLGWAQSLELELAGTGIHVSNVMVPSVSTPMFDHAPTMLGWRPVPVPPTYDVDLVARAVVRLAKRPGRTSVPAFLQGRLMLWLNGLAPSVGKAVLSRFGVQMQTTDMPLDRPEGNLFIPVEEGVGPRGSVPPTPAWKRFTATLGLAALTGGVVGGAVLGARGLLRAAR
- a CDS encoding DUF2378 family protein, coding for MLNLPEDVARDLEARLAATTPEDTSRGLFFLGVLDAVRFLGGADAVKRCLELVGETADFMPMQTYPFPRFLRLSYVAAEQLSPLVGGHAAAQRQIGTQAMVDFLNSMFARDFVQQTGGDPRRLLELMHSGYRTALNFGERSVEWLGPKAGRVIMKRSLMPVPYNEGIIQSALEVAGVQDVQVRGQAQSLVDAIYDVSWS